CTTCGCTATCGTTTTTTAGGGTTCAATCAGTGATAAGATTGATTAACTTTCAGGTTTTAGGAGTTCTTTTGGTAGTTCTGAGCAGCGTGGAATGTGACGAGGATTCCAGTCTAGCATCAGAGCAACCCCAGAGGTCGGCGCGTCATTTTAATCGTGCACTAGCTATGCGGAGCTTGCGGCTTGGTGTATCTAGAAATAAACGTTGCGGATAAGTTTCAAAGTGTTGTGACTATTATGGTAGAATACATGTTGCCAACCATAATAAGTGATGTAATTTAACTCCCTATTGAGTGGTATTTTAACACTATTTGTATCAATCACTGCAATATCGTACTAACTATGCATTTTATTATATCGACagacataaatatatattatgtaatagAATATAACAATATACGATTCTGCTATCAGTGCTTCACGCCGTAAATTGGACCCCAACACATAACTTGTCGGTACACATAAGTATAACAATAGACCATCTTGCGACGCACAGACTGTAtagttgacatttttttctcttttgaagtaaatatattgtatactaTGGAATGGaacttattaatttttcttcttatttctgTTTCATATAACATGGCCCTATATGCTATATTCCaagatattataattatctttattttttaagaatatttatgtattatacGCGCATGTTatacgaaaaaagaaattacctAACTGATAATATATTCATGCATATTGTGTCACAGGACAAACGTATTGCATGCTCGTTAATATCGGCGAAAGAAAAGTAATCAAATCTCTTTTGCCAATTTAAAATTCGTCTTCTTTTCGGGTGTTTgacaatttctattttttttctgaaataattgGTTCCACTTATATATTAATGGAAAATGGATAATCGTTACATATTATGTACAGAAATTGCTTACATGCAATTCAGTTCACGAATAATCGAGTTTTAACACAttggatataattttttttagaggGTATGAAAAACTGGTGGTAGCTGTGTAATGTATTTCGATGAATATGTTAAGTTTCAATGCATTGCTTGTACAACTTGCTACTAATTTCATAAGTATAAAcctaaatattttgaatgctaaacagtttagtttttttcttcaagttttcgttttcaaGTCTGTTACTTAATTGAGAATGATAACGAACTATATAACTCTATAGTTATTCAATCACAAACTTAACTTATAGTTTTCAGTAACACCTAATCTTTGTaagtcaaaaaatgtataacttAAAAATTATACTTGTCTTATTTCAAGCATGCCGCTGCTATCAATTGCAACTTCATATAATGTTTCAATCATCCGGTATTTTACCCCTTTAAATACTATAGCAACACAATTAAGTTATCTTGTTGTATATACGCATACCTACACACACATCTCTTATgaatacacatatgtatacctTTTCTATTCATTGTGATTTATGTAGGTATGGGTATTGCACACATTCATCTATGTTAAcaggattttttcaactcttttaATATATACAAACATCAAAAGCTAGCAACAATTCAGGCCTTGTTTGTAACAGGATAAATTCGCAAAATGCGTTTAAAAATCCTTCCTACCGAGTGATTCCGAATTTGTGCATCGGGATGTTTTGCCAGTCGTTTGCCGTGAGGATCACGCGATTTTCTACTCTTTTGAAAAAACTCACAGCTACATATTAGACACAGAGACATCCTTCACCTGatgattataaaatataagtCACAAACAATACTTAGATAatagatacaaaaaaatatatgattcTAGGCTACATTAAAGACCAAATCACTATCGAGAACACATACTAGAAATCACCCTAAATACTGATATCAATTGGGTGGCACAAACCATCTATAGCGCAAAGTCaataaatttctttactttttcaatgattaatgcgttacttttttaattcgaGTCCTTATATAATTCCAACAGTAGTCAAATTAGAAACTGAAATCAATCATGGAATCGATACCTGATGGACACAGAATTTCATACATAGAAATATGATAAAAGCAAAACCGAATACTGTGTATTGTCTGAAATCGAACTCATTGCCATGTAAAAACCAGTAACTATAGAAATATGCGTTAGATATCTCCGAATATGTTACATTGTAAACATTTCATTATTGAACTAGGCAATGTGATAAACAATAAGTATAGATATCCTAATCTATATCATATCTGAACCTCAAACTCTTACATCTTGATTAGAATTGTACCCAGCTGGCATTCGTTGCGGTTGCAACGGACCCAGAAGCCGGTGGTTGTTGAGTTGCACTTGCAAATTCTCCCCATTCAGAACCAGTCTGAGCAGGTTGATTTGGCTGCGTTTGGAACGATCTGTGAGCTGGTGAAGAGGTTGGGGTTCTCGCTGGAGGTGGGGCTATTTTTACGCCACCAGGGGGTGGAGGTAAACCAAGCGCTGCGTTTCCACGAGACTTGGATTTTGAGGAAACCTCACTGccatcttttttcttcaagagaaagtgaaattttttgtaaggTGAAAACGTagtgaattaataaaataataacaataacataCAGTAATTTTCATGTTGATTTTTATCGTCTCTCCCTCTTTGAACCTAAGATCCAACTCCTGCTTTGGAacatctttttccttttcaatcTGATCTCGGTTCTTCAGCCACTTGAAGTGATCTTGAAGAGCAACGTTTAGATCAAAACTGTCCGATCTGTCTAGGAATCCAACTCCAATGAACGCGGATCTTCCATTGTCGTCTTGTATTCTCAGTACAAAATATCTCGAAGAATCTGTAACTGGTTCAACCGCAATACCAGGATACGTATCGATTGGACATTTAGCAAACAGCTCTCCAGAAACTTTGTCTTCGAGTTTAATGGTAACGGCATCACCTTGCGATACCAGTCGCATTCGTCCTGTCCACGACGGCTCCTCAAGATTCCAATCAGCTGCTCTATTTGTGAATAATAAGGATTGTAATCAGAATGTTGTAAAATAAACTTTGATTTAGatgcgaatgaataaataaatatactttaTATTTAGCGAATTcgcgaatttttattaaattttgacGTATTAATAGAGATTGTGTTAGGCTGAACTTTCTTCCTACAAATAAGGGAAATGACAgacagtaaaaaattattgcgtCAAATAGGTCAATTGCAATAGAAATTGGGTggtcaaaattttgtcaataaaAGCTGGTCTTACCGATAACCCCTATTCGTTGACCTTGGTGGAATTTTAAAGACGAATACTTCAGATTTAACAAGCAAAATACTCTCGTACGTTTCCATCACGAGCGAAATGTTTCGATAGTCAGGTTTCACCTAAATTTCAATCCAGACTTGACACGAGTACGTTTTGACAACTCGTTTACACACTGACAAATCTCCGGCGTGATGCGATTAACTTTATCTCGAGTCACGCCTCCTCCGCCCACGCACCTTCCGTTGTGTGTTTGGCTATAGCTGTAGCGTTCCGTTATAATTCCGTTGGACAACATAGACAGGAGATTGAAGATAATCAATGAGGCGTATGAGCTGTTTTCTGCTGTTTCGAAATTATACGTTTATaggaaagaaaatgatttttatccaTTATTAGTATGAAATTGTCGAGAAACCGTAAATTTCGATACACTAAAAGTAAAAGGATCAATAAGCCTTCTATATTtagataatttttgtttcacttgACATCGCAACATAAATCTCGCTCACTGGgtaaattccaaaaattcttttatatCTACTTATTACTAGTGCTAAATAACAAAGGTGACATACgtacgaatataataatataatactaaAGTCTGATTGTTTACATCATTTACATATAATATGGTTGGAGCCAGTAGCTTGGTGCGGCAAACTTTTCAGCTAAACTCACATATCATTCTAGGAACTTTTGTCTGACCATGCGCAGGAAGTTTAGTTACCTGGAATCAGAGTCAAATTGTggttaaattcaatttaactAACCTCGACAAATAGCATGGCCCAAGTAAGGTTAAGTTTTAACGAACAAATAACAGTGTGGGCCAACAGAATGGAAGGCATGGAAATGGTATGTGATACTAGTGTGGAGAAGATTGAATCGGCGGCTGATTTGAGCACCGAAATATCGAATTCTGATAAAGTTGACGCTGACGACAAAGTGGCGCTAAATTTATTGAGCAAGAGTCAAttgaaaaagattaaaaagaaggagaaatggcttgaaagaaaagttgaaaaaaggtGTAGTAATTTGTGGAACATAGGTGACATCAGTACTAAATACTATATTAATTGCCAACTTACACTTTCTCTACATATTCAGGCAGAATGAACGAGCCAAGGCGAAGAAGAGGCGTGCGATTGCACGGGCCAATAATATAGATTTGGGCCCATCGCGTAAAGCATTGAAGAAGTCTACGATGGCTGACAGCAGTTGCAAACTTACAGTGACTATAGACTTGTCATTTGATGAATTAATGATAGACAAAGATATTGCCAAACTTATTAAACAAATATTAAGGTGCTATACACTAAACAGGCGAGCGTCAGCTCCGATGCAATTTTCATTGACTAGTTTCAATGGGAAATCAAAACAAGAAATGGCCAAACATAATGGATACGAACATTGGGATGTGAGCGAGATGAGATATTtccttaataaaaataatattcacacTAACATTAACCAATTGTCTTCAACTATTGCAGGTTCAATTTTACTCCGAGTCATATTTGAACAAGTATCCAAAAGACAAGATAATTTACCTCACTAGTGAATCAGAAAATGTTATTGAATGCTTGGACTTTGACTGCATCTATGTTATTGGTGGCCTTGTAGACCATAACTCTCAAAAGGTGCTGTTCAGATCTTCAAATTTGACATATCAAATTGACATAACAATTTagggaataaatttattttggaTATGAGGATTAATTAATACAGAGCACCGAATAAAAGTATTAACTCTTTTGTTGCGATAAATATGTGGTAAATCTTGTGTGTCACTTTTGTTGCTTTTCTGAGTCATAGAGATATTACAAACTCTgcgattgataattttttttcttattatgaCTTTACCACATATTTCAAATACTCCATGCAGGGATATTGTTACAACCTTGCTGTAAAAAAGGGAATAAGACACGGGCAGCTGCCATTAGCAAAATTCTTACAAATGAAAGCTAGAAAAGTTTTAACTGTTGATCATGGTAAGTGAGATGGATGATTATTTAAGTTAAATTATTAGGTTTCTATTTGGCCAGTGCGCATTACTAacaaatgattattattttcagtttttgaaaTACTACTCAGAGTCACTGAAGGTAAAACTTGGCAGGAAGCGTTTTTGCAAGTATTACCGGAGCGAAAAAATGCCCAACCTGTATCAAAGGGTTCAAGTGATGCTTTAGAAATTATGAAAGATATCATTAAAAGTGACTTAGAAGAGAGCAGTGATCGCTATACAAGTGAACAACTCAAAGATTCTGCGTGACAAACGTTCATCGAAAGCTAAATGAAAACTTAAATCTGAGGCCGTCGAAGTAAATAGAGATGCAATACTTATGAAATATCActgagtttaaaaataaaacaccgTTGGAAATACTGCATATGATACAAATTAAATGCATCATGATGACTCTAGTCCGAGGATGacaacaagaaaacaaataaattattcaaggtATGCAATTTAAGATTCTTTACTTGAAATGTGATTGAGGCAGTTAGTTTGTAGATGAATTTTTCCTGATTATCACATATGGCAAGTAACGGTTTTGGAATATAATACTATTAagatatgtatttattatttcaaaattacgagAATCATACATAAAGCAAATTCGTTTTGTTTAGTGTAGTTATGATTCACTGCTTATCATAATAAGTACATATGtgggtaaataaataaatttcggcTATTTATGTACTAATTGTACAGACTCAACCGAacaaaattgttcaataaGATCATTACTTGTTTTGTTCAGCCTGTACTATTGTAAACATTCTTTTCTCGcgtttattgatttttttttcatgaagtCATAAGATGATAAAACCACTTATGATATCACGATTTTCAATACCATCCATTTACGAAAATCTAATAGGTTTTGTCAGAGAAAACTTAGTTCAACTGTAATATTTGAGTGTGGATAATTTATGCACGCTACAGAGGTTCTCAAAAATATGATACGTAAGTATGTATGGCTCTTGTACACAAGTTTTCTTCTCGAATTAATTACTATTTAAAACGGTCACTATTACAATAGTCGCCATCTGTGAATTGATATCAATAACCTGTTtcagttttgaaatatatttccaTTCGGTCACagttgtcgaaaaatttagtTGAGTCTCATTAAGATGTCTGCAGTTGACCTGCTGTACtccaaaatttcagaaatagtCTATCTTTCCTTGTTTTTGATCCACTTCTATTCTCACAATTTTGTTCAAGTTGAGTGGTTGACATAAATTATTAGATAAAATAATTGCGATTTCTTGCATCACAAAACCCATGTCCACATCTATACTTTAAGAATAAAATTGCCATTGATGTACATTATAATCAAGATCTGAAAATATCTGTAATATCATATAATAATTAAGGAACCCAATTCATTGctaaattttattgcaaattttcgaaacaagcATGACACATATCTGAGTCTTGCCTGTtatatttgtaataataattatatcaaaattattatatccACCTGTTAAAATCTACCTTCTTGTGTCTAAGAATAATCACACCACTTTGATATTACCAAGAACCAGTTAACCGTATCCCAACCAATATCTGTAATCACATCTTTTACATTGAACAAAGTAATTCAAGAATTATATACCCGTATATTTGgttataatattcaatattttgaattcaaaattaatctttttttacgtACTGTGTATTATCAATTGAAGTAAAATCCAGCATTCATCATTTTCACTTACTGTGTATCGTAAATTCAAGTAAAAGACAACATTCATCATTTTCACAGCCAAATCAGGTAAATGGTGTGATTGATTCAGATGCGAGATATTATCAATTGTTATATATTACACAAAATTTATGTCAAACCTCTAAACGTTCTTGACATTTACAACTTCACGAGtgtcaattatttcaaattcgcTGTCGCTGTCGTCGCtatgttgagaaattttctgTGGCTGAAGTTCGGCTTCTTCCTCAGATGATGATCCTCTTTCAAAATGACCACTTTGGAACTTAATGCCATCAACTTCAGCATCGTCGGTACTTAATTCCAATTCGGACAGTTCCAAACCGTCTGTGCTACCGTCTTCATGGGAAGGCATTCTTAGACCAACCAATTCTTTGTCATTAAGAGGATCTGTGAGTGAAATTACTATATAAGATACTAGAAAACTATCTCTGAGTTAAAGTATCagtaatgtgaaaaaatgacTTCAACCCTCAGCGGTGTTGCTATTGTTACAAATCAAAGTGTAAAAACTGTAccaatttgattttccacTGACAAACTAGTCGGTGTAAGACTTTGATCCCCACTTTCTCCTGCTCGCTTTAACACTTGTAAGTTATCTTCTGTAACCGCAGGCAGAAACTCTTCTATTTCGCTATCCCATTCTGTAAGAATAATTCTTCAGATTAATGCTTGGTTggttcttcaaaaattttaacactCTATCCAAAACAGCTGCAATTTATCTTGATCAAGTCTCACTTGTCATTCACCTTTAGACGTCATAACTTTGCACGGTATATGCAAAAGAATCCCAGGTCCTACTAAGATACTCATTAAAATTGTGTAAGCTAAAAGTGTCCCAGAAATTGCTCGTCCTGTCAGCCAGAGACCCAACGAAACTGCACAAGTAGAAGCGCAGAACTGAAGGGAAAAGGAAAGGCCATAATAGAAAATACTtacttttatattattcaacAGCTATAGATaagattaaaataaatttggcaTGTGAATTGAAGGAACGCGATTAAACtcaaataagtaaaaataatgatgtaatatttattaaatgaaaacatcCTACCACTCCTGGCTGTTGTTTGCGCAATTGCTTGAGGTTGTCAACACCAGACTTTAGCTGACGAACTATTTTGTTCAGCTGCTCTGACTTGACATGTGGGCTGTAAACACATGATTTGTTATCTGTGTTATTTATCATTATCGAATAACCAAAAATGTTACATTGAAGAAAATCTCTTACCGATGAATCCATGCAAATGTGAAATGTCAAAAGCAATAACTTACGTCGCTACAGTTGGTGATTTATTATCCTTTTGGGCCTGTGTCTCAAGGGTGCTGTAGCAGAGGACCACAACTAGCGCAGCACTGCTGGCTGCCGCAAAACCGCGAACCTCCAATACGACAATTCCcctgaaaaaattgagataaaaaaatgtataactgTTCGTAGTTATGCTAAAATATCGAAGATCATAGTTTTTTGATTATTATGTTCGGTAAcaggtaaaaatttgtaattagaCTTACAATGAGTCAAAGGTTCAATAAAATGTTctatcaattgaaaaaaacaagtttgTGTATCACCACTACAGATAAGATCTGATTTATCTTCCAGCGTCACTTCCTGAATACTGGTCGCACAGAATTGAGTATAATCATGTgttcatatcaataaaaaaaaaacagattataCATATTCAAGGCTGAATAATACATTGCAATAGTATCTCATTAAAGTTTATATACAAATTCACACTGTCTTCCGATAGCTTGTTGTGAATATCTACGCTGTGAACAGCTGATAATTAATACATTACATTCTACGGAGTTAGACTGTATAGGTAAAGTTCATTTGCTCATATGTACACATACGACGCTGAAACAAATTTACAGCAATAGCTATGTTTCACCATCAAATTCAATACCTCTACTTTACCATGttacaaaatcaatttttagttAAGAAGAAAGACGCCAGCAGACCGAgagttataatttattttcatatgagaaaaataaagtttttactCTTACAATATTCGATTCATTAACTTGTATGATTTTATATGATTCtgcaaattttaaattcccaTTGTTATCGCTAGAAACATTTTTAGAGGTATAAACAGAAAATGCTGAAAAAGGTGGCACGACGTGTTAGCTTCTTTTGTGATCATATAAATtgcaaatcaatttttatgagAGTATGGTAAATTTAGTAtgcgataaaaagaaaaagcgaaaaaatgTTCAGCCAACGGGTAATATCGTGCAACTTACCAgaacaataaattgaagaCAATGACGACAGAGATACTATTCACTGAATTCTCCCAGAGCAAAATGCTTTCCagaattgttaaaaatctgttGGACGTGTTAAAGTTGTACTTAACGTCTCCGGGACGATTATTTTCGGACGTACATTCGTCGTATTTTTCGGGGACATTTTCCTTCTCCCGAAGCCTCCAACGAAAATAATACGCGATGTTAGTTAATTTCTCCATgacttgatgaaaaaaaaacctcctAAATGATTTATCAGTTATTGTTTTTAACCAGCATGGCACTGTTAAAAACTCGTCTCCGTATTATTTTTAGCGCGTGACAACGAAATTTTGCGACAGTCAGGCACACACCCCCACTTTGTTGTGTTCTAT
This is a stretch of genomic DNA from Neodiprion fabricii isolate iyNeoFabr1 chromosome 2, iyNeoFabr1.1, whole genome shotgun sequence. It encodes these proteins:
- the LOC124176421 gene encoding NECAP-like protein CG9132, producing METYESILLVKSEVFVFKIPPRSTNRGYRAADWNLEEPSWTGRMRLVSQGDAVTIKLEDKVSGELFAKCPIDTYPGIAVEPVTDSSRYFVLRIQDDNGRSAFIGVGFLDRSDSFDLNVALQDHFKWLKNRDQIEKEKDVPKQELDLRFKEGETIKINMKITKKDGSEVSSKSKSRGNAALGLPPPPGGVKIAPPPARTPTSSPAHRSFQTQPNQPAQTGSEWGEFASATQQPPASGSVATATNASWVQF
- the LOC124176419 gene encoding tRNA methyltransferase 10 homolog A, whose amino-acid sequence is MAQVRLSFNEQITVWANRMEGMEMVCDTSVEKIESAADLSTEISNSDKVDADDKVALNLLSKSQLKKIKKKEKWLERKVEKRQNERAKAKKRRAIARANNIDLGPSRKALKKSTMADSSCKLTVTIDLSFDELMIDKDIAKLIKQILRCYTLNRRASAPMQFSLTSFNGKSKQEMAKHNGYEHWDVQFYSESYLNKYPKDKIIYLTSESENVIECLDFDCIYVIGGLVDHNSQKGYCYNLAVKKGIRHGQLPLAKFLQMKARKVLTVDHVFEILLRVTEGKTWQEAFLQVLPERKNAQPVSKGSSDALEIMKDIIKSDLEESSDRYTSEQLKDSA
- the LOC124176420 gene encoding reticulophagy regulator 3-like: MEKLTNIAYYFRWRLREKENVPEKYDECTSENNRPGDVKYNFNTSNRFLTILESILLWENSVNSISVVIVFNLLFWGIVVLEVRGFAAASSAALVVVLCYSTLETQAQKDNKSPTVATPHVKSEQLNKIVRQLKSGVDNLKQLRKQQPGVFCASTCAVSLGLWLTGRAISGTLLAYTILMSILVGPGILLHIPCKVMTSKEWDSEIEEFLPAVTEDNLQVLKRAGESGDQSLTPTSLSVENQIDPLNDKELVGLRMPSHEDGSTDGLELSELELSTDDAEVDGIKFQSGHFERGSSSEEEAELQPQKISQHSDDSDSEFEIIDTREVVNVKNV